Proteins from a genomic interval of Treponema brennaborense DSM 12168:
- a CDS encoding acyl-[acyl-carrier-protein] thioesterase — translation MICFKQWHEDTFFYRETKLNFCQCDELHQLNLSELLLVTADSAIEDYHQRGFTYEYLNDHGVAILVSRVSFKIHSMPKSNDIITIKTWEEAPVGLQLARRYEITGVSGQSLVSGYSTWLVVNPELRRIMKPSQFTLRDEPTLKTEFCGLDCTKIAVPEDMQLLDERTIRYTDIDANGHMNNARYGAYIIDCLPAEYQQKTLTDFRINYSHEARKGDTLRLFGKAEESAHKLIVVGKTDGGTCFESELYFA, via the coding sequence ATGATATGTTTTAAGCAGTGGCATGAGGATACTTTTTTTTATCGGGAAACGAAACTGAACTTTTGTCAGTGCGATGAATTGCATCAGCTCAATCTTTCGGAGCTGCTTTTGGTAACGGCCGATTCCGCTATTGAAGATTATCATCAGCGCGGTTTTACGTACGAATATTTGAATGACCACGGCGTGGCGATTCTGGTGTCGCGCGTATCGTTTAAAATCCATTCCATGCCGAAATCGAACGATATTATCACGATAAAAACTTGGGAAGAAGCGCCCGTCGGTTTGCAGCTTGCCCGCCGCTATGAAATTACCGGTGTTTCCGGGCAGTCGCTCGTGTCGGGGTACAGTACTTGGCTCGTCGTAAATCCCGAACTTCGCAGAATCATGAAGCCGTCCCAGTTCACGCTGCGCGACGAACCGACGCTTAAAACTGAGTTCTGCGGTCTTGATTGTACAAAGATCGCGGTTCCCGAAGATATGCAGCTGCTGGACGAACGGACGATCCGTTATACCGATATCGACGCGAACGGACACATGAACAACGCGCGTTACGGTGCGTATATCATCGATTGCCTTCCCGCCGAATATCAGCAAAAAACGCTCACCGATTTCCGTATTAATTATTCGCATGAAGCCCGAAAAGGAGATACGCTCCGCCTGTTCGGCAAAGCAGAAGAATCCGCGCATAAGCTTATCGTCGTCGGAAAGACGGACGGCGGCACCTGCTTTGAAAGCGAACTGTATTTTGCGTAG
- a CDS encoding TonB family protein translates to MRDAEKRRRLRRCGAAAVSAAIFWTAVPCGVSAVLQICGGADTSDADAARRFLPIRIVLNGAAELRAEPASKPELSVKPAASKPEPASKPELSAKSAASKPEAASKPELSAVRNFSLQSAASGGISDDAPEIVSGSISDDAPEIVSGGGGHEPAAAAVTELLEPGRLEPAHVNGDTPGNAPGAAATEPAVLALLDRKILDNLTYPERARRRAVEGRVTVRISIGPYGTLDSYRIEAGSGSALLDDAAAALIERVFPLTESSYPYPVNTTVRIVYALRPVVGSDGLM, encoded by the coding sequence ATGCGCGATGCGGAAAAACGGCGGAGGCTGCGTCGCTGCGGGGCGGCTGCCGTTTCCGCGGCGATTTTTTGGACTGCCGTTCCGTGCGGGGTGAGTGCCGTGCTGCAGATATGCGGCGGTGCCGATACTTCCGACGCGGATGCGGCGCGCCGATTTTTGCCGATACGCATCGTTCTGAACGGCGCCGCGGAACTGAGAGCGGAACCGGCCTCCAAACCTGAGCTGTCCGTCAAACCGGCAGCCAGTAAACCGGAACCGGCCTCCAAACCTGAGTTGTCCGCCAAATCGGCAGCCAGTAAACCGGAAGCAGCCTCCAAACCTGAGCTGTCCGCCGTCCGGAACTTTTCACTGCAGTCCGCCGCATCCGGCGGCATATCCGATGACGCACCGGAAATCGTGTCCGGCAGCATATCCGATGACGCGCCGGAAATCGTGTCCGGCGGCGGTGGCCATGAACCGGCAGCTGCCGCCGTAACAGAACTCCTTGAACCGGGACGCCTTGAACCGGCGCACGTTAACGGCGATACACCCGGTAACGCGCCGGGTGCCGCCGCAACGGAACCGGCGGTGCTTGCGTTGCTCGACCGGAAAATCCTGGACAATTTAACGTATCCGGAGCGCGCCCGGCGGCGTGCGGTTGAAGGCCGCGTTACGGTTCGCATATCGATCGGCCCGTACGGAACGCTCGATTCTTACCGTATCGAAGCGGGATCCGGCAGCGCGTTGTTGGACGATGCCGCTGCGGCGTTGATCGAGCGCGTGTTTCCGCTCACGGAAAGTTCGTATCCGTATCCGGTGAATACGACCGTTCGGATCGTATATGCGCTGCGGCCGGTTGTTGGCAGCGACGGTCTGATGTGA